A stretch of DNA from Manihot esculenta cultivar AM560-2 chromosome 7, M.esculenta_v8, whole genome shotgun sequence:
aaagaaagaaattcGTGAAGCaaacccacaactcttttctctCCAATATCACTGTTAGGATCTAAATGTGAATTATCTTCATAGGGTGATACATAAGGAAGTTTTTGGAACTCTTTCAACCAATCCTGAATCTTTCTCCTCAACCTCAAACCCTTTGATGGGAAAAGGGGAAATTCAATTGCCTCCATTGGCTCTCCATAATATAACCCTTTCCTCATTGCATTTTTCTGCAATACTGACAAAATCTTTTTGGTACTTTCAACACCCAATCCCTTTGATCCATCCTCCAAAAAAACAACTGATGCACATTCACTTGCCAAAAAAACAACTGATGCACATTCAAAAGGACTTGGTATATGCTACAAAAACAATAGAAATTTCAATTAGTATATGCTACAAGAACCATGTTAATGTGGAAAAGTTAACCGGCAAAACCAGAGTTGACTCTTTAGATCCCTGATATCATACAGCTTTTCACCATTCAAATTTGCTATCAGGTTCAACTGTTACCTTCCTTACATGGCTTCTTGCTTATTGGGGGCTTCACCTTCTGTGTCTTGTAATTGCCATTGGAACAAAATGGTTTCTTCTAATGTGAATTTTGCTAAAATCTGTAATGGAATTTGTTTGCCAATGCACGAGTATTTTTGTTTGGTAACTTTTCTGTTCCTCCTGAGTGTATGCAAGCCTACCACAAAGATTTGGGAAGCTCTGTGCATTTGTGACATTGTTATTCAGAGCTCATTTCCATATGATGTCTCCTAAAAATTTAAGAGCTGGGACGCCTCTGATCTCTACATCAACTAAGGGTGCCTGTATCAATGTCAAGCCGGAGAGTTCAGGATCATTTTGTGTCATTTCAAGAGCACGCATCTGATCCTGAAACGTTTTGAACAGCGAATGTTAatgttaaaatttcattttcttcttcttatacTGCTATTGGAAGTTTGAATAATAAATTACTATACCCTTCTCTTCATTGCACAAAACTTGCAGTCGGAGGCAGATGGAGGAAGAATTTGATTAACAATAAGCCTCTTAACAGGAACATTCTCCTTTTGCAGGGAGGCGCGCAACCTAGACGACTCACTAACCGCCATTACCTGAAAAAGATAAATCGTGTAATAAGAGAATTAGTCACTGAATATTTGAATTTTGGACATTCAAAGGTGGATATTGCAGTTCTAAAAGTACATCTAGACTGGATATCCTTCCCCAGTTCGCAAGCAAAGCAGTTTGCATGAGTACTTTCATTAatgaaataagaaaaagaaaaagaaaaaaaaaaaaggtttcttGCCAAGCTTACAACAACAAGAATATTCATCCGTCACTCAAAATATAGATAATATTTAAGCAACTGTGAAAATTTATTACCGTGGGAATTGTAACTATAACAAACTCTGTGGAGTCTGTATCACGAAAAAGCTCCCTCACTTTTATCATCCTCTCCCTCAGTCGTTCCAATTTGTCAGActgcaaaaaaaaatatatcataaaaataGAATAAGTACTAAACTAGAAGTACTGGGAACAGAAGATATGCTTCCAGTGAATTCCTTACGGCATCCTGTCGAGTTACTTCTTGTCCAAAAACAGATTTGATGGCAGACGTGGCAGAGGATATTTTTTGTTTAAGCTGTGATGAAATGAAAAACAGCTGGAATCAATTCATGTTAACCAAATAAACAATTGTTTCAAATACAATCCATTGTAAAATCATGCTAGACAAGAAACCAGGACAGAAACTAAAATGGTTGTCCAGTCAAATGTAAAAATGAATTAACCACAGTAATAGAATTttaattacattaattttattttaattttattttacacaATAATATATACAACATTCTTTAGAATAaccaaaaaaaattgtaataacccattgaatataattaatttatcaattagaaaaatctaatttattattattttcaataaaaaaataaatcataaacaatttATTTCAATGGATTTTTACCTTTGCAGTGATTGTATCTTCCAAGAATTAGATCATGGTAATGAAGCAGGTAAAAGAATTAAATGCAGCAGCAGGGCCAAAGAACAAGtttatttattagtttgataaaatttttttgagcTAGTATAATGTTTGGGTAAGTTCATATATTAGCACCCTCTAAGAGAAACtttagaatataaatttttcttataattattaataatggtGAGTTTtcgtataaatttaatataattaataaataatatttaattattataaatatatgaattgaataattttttaatttctctcatttttatatCTAAAGacgtaatttttatttattaattattttaaaattattaattatttttattttttagattataaatgaactattataattttatttttttaaaaaaatatttttttattatttaataaaatttaatataattaatataattaaaaaagtcgataaaagaaattataataaaaattataaaataaaggaataagttaatttaattattttaaacaaatataataataaagtaaatttaaatacaaaaaTTCAGAATCAATATAAATCAGTTCAAACTGAATCGatttcaattttgattaaaaataactaaatcgAATTTCCTTTttcctaataaaaaataaattgaatatatattCTCATTTtccaatttcaattaaaaataattatagcgaattttttttctattaaaaaataaactgaatcTCAAATCCCACTAAacatattttgatttaaaattttacctgTGTAGTCAACACAAAATTCAATACATTGAAAATATGAATTGACAAcatgatgattttttttaatatttattttgaataattaataattcttaattttgacaaaaaattaatatttttttaataaattataatattatttagaaatttatatatagatatacgtattaaattaattcaaaaaatttaaaacagtttcaattcaaaaaaattttttttactaaaaaacaTACATACTTATTTTCAGAAAAGTATAATTTCCTAAaacacaaatttaaaaataaaacagttCCTAATAATTCCTAATTAGGtagatatatatacacataaatATTTACAATCATGTGATTAAAGgttaataatcaaattaattaaataaatatggtTGATTATAAAGTTAATTATGGACAAATTAGACTGTGTATTTATGTGGATCTCATCTACctaattagaaattatttttaaatttattttttaaaaaaattataactaaatattaatataattaaatttttggaCTTGAATGGACTGACACGGATATGGTGGATTTGAAACTATTTCAACATATAGATATGGTGGACAgaattatcaaattttaaattattacaatcatgttaatgatttaataaaaataattagaaatgaaaattttaaagtttgctCTATAATGTGAGATTCTCCTACTATATTAATagctttcttaaaaaatattaagtgTTTATGTacgataaaatttaaagaaaataaataaatattatatatgtaatatGTGAAATAAGACATCAGCCAGGTTTTATtgctttgtaattttttttaataaatgtattaatgattttattttaattttattttattaagatatacttattatgttatttaaaacaaactcttttaataatttagctaaatttaaattttatatcataatatacataatatttcttatttgaattaaaaaaatattaataatctattaaatattatttttttaattatataaaatctcACATTTGAAAAACAATTATTAGTAACACAAACATCTCACACGTACGAACaaacattaaaattttcattattgaatatttattctaaataactcgcttaattaataatattgatttTAATCATTTTACTGATTATAATCACCACGATACTGCAAGGTTGGGTTTGGTTGAAATGTAAATGATTCACCAAAATCTAAATGgataataattttgagataagtgataattaaaaaaaattataaaaattatgagatgaatagaataatttattaatctatttattaatattttcttataataaaaataattatacgtTAAATCTTCACacaagtaaaatatttaataataactcATTTAATTTATGTTAATGAACATTCACAATTATATAAtgtcttttttttataaaaagaaaataaatattagtttaataaaatttttctgaGTTAATATAATGTTTGGGTAAGTTTATATATTAGCACCCCTAAGAGAAACTTTAGAATatagatttttattataattattataaatggtGAGTcttgtataaatttaatataataaataatatttatttattataaatgtaAAAATTGAATAACATTTTAACTTCTCTCATTTTTATATCTaaagaaaaaagataaataacattctttgttatataatttttatttatttattattaattgttttaaacttattattcatttttattttttagattatagtaaaatataaattgattattataattttatttatttttaaaaaatctctcaaaatattttttattatttaatacaatttaatattaatataattaaaaaactaataaaagaaattataataaaaattataaaataaagagataatttaatttaattatttttaaaaaatataataataaagtaaatttaaatgaaaaaatcaagaaccaatataaattataataaaaattataaaataaagaaacatGCTTGGTTATTTTCCaaatagtataattttttttaaaaaaaaaaaaaaaaaagaaacagttGCAAATAATTCCTAATTAGGtagatatatatacatataaatatattagaaatttcaaaattttcttcttCAACAGAGTGTTTGAAGTCTAAATGACAACCCTCCAATTGAAAGGCAAGTATTGAGTTTGCAAAGgacatgaaaaataataatcaaagtCTTGTCGAAAAATAAaggtaattattatatttataattaattatattatttttttaaattttaattattatcatttgattaTATAGTTGTTAGTACTAATTAATGGTAATTgatatttgagaattttttatcaAGAATTTAGATTTAGAGAATGGATTGGTTAGAgatatagatattaaaaaattaataaaggaattgcaaaagaaatttaaaagtatGCAGATTGAAGTGGTTGAAGAGACAGATTCAAATAAAGAAAGATTTAGATAAATGTGAATCCCTATTGGTTATAGTGCATCAAGACTTGAATGGCCTGATGTTGATGGTCAGaattattaaattgataattcaaattattaCAATCAGGCTAATgatttaacaaaaataattagGGATGAAAATCCTAGTATTTACTCTATTATGTGAGATTGTGATACTAATagctttcttaaaaatattaagagaaagtttaaaaataatttataattaagttaaTTCTGAATATTGAGTCGTTTAATGattgtgatttttttatatatattttttaataacattgatttttaataaattatgatattaatagacggattaataaaataataaatcatatcATGCTTGATTATTTCTTgaatagtataatttttttaaaaataaaattgaaaaaaacaaattatttcTAATTAGGTAGATATAtgtacatataaatatattataattttcaaaattttcttcttCATTAGAGTGTTAGAAGTGTCGATGAGAGCTCTCCGAATGAAGGACAAATCTTGTGTCTGCaaagaatatgaaaaacaaaTAATCAAAGTCGTGTTAAAAAATAAAGGTAATTActgtatttataattaattatattattttttaaaattttaattattatcatttgattaTATGGTTGTTAGcactaattaatattaattgatATTTCATGACTTTTTATCAAGAATTTAGATTTAGAGAATAGATTCGTTCATATAGATGGAGATATAGAGATTGAAAAATTAGTGAAGGACTttgcaaaataaatttaaaagtatgcAAGTTGAAGTAGTTGGAGAGATAAATTCAGATGAAGAGACACATTCAGATAAATATGAATCGATGCCTCAATCTATCTTGACCTTAGAAAATGGTGATGGTCATAATACATCAGACTTGAATGGCCTAAAACTAAAGCCATATAGAGGACTTAACCAGtcgggatatggtggatatagTGGATTTGAAACTATTTCAACATATAATCAATCGGGATACGATGgatttaacaaaaataattagGGATGAAAATTCTAAAGTTTGCTCAATAATGTGAGATTCTTCTAAAATACTAATagctttcttaaaaatattaagagttTATATAAGAgagagttttaaaaaaataaataaatattatatatgtaatatGTGGAATAAGACATCAGTCGGATTTTATTGCTTTgcgatttataaatttttttaataaatgcattaatgattttattttaattttattttattaagatatatttattatattatttaaaacaaactcttttaataatttagctaaatttaaattttatatcataatatacataatatttcttatttgaataaaaaaaattaataatccattaaatattattttttttaattatataaaatttaacatttgaaAACAAATTATTAGTAACACAAGCATCTCACACTTAAGAACaaacattaaaattttcattattgaatatttattctaaataactcgcttaattaataatattgatttTAATCATTTTACTGATTATAATCACCATGATACTGCAAGGTTGGGTTTGGTTGAAATCTAAATGATTCACCAAAATCTAAATGgataataattttgagataagtgataactaaaaaaattataaaaattatgaaatgtatagaataatttattaacctatttattaatattttattataataaaaataattatacgtTAAATCTTCACacaagtaaaatatttaataataactcATCTAATTTATGTTAATGAACATTCACAATTATataatgtctttttttttttataaaaagaaaataaatattagtttgataaaatttttctgAGTTAATATAATGTTTGGGTAAGTTTATATATTAGCACCCTAAGAGAAACTTTAGAATatagatttttattataattattataaatggtGAGTcttgtataaatttaatataattaataaataatatttaattattataaatgtaAAAATTGAATAACTTTTTAACTTCTCTcatttttatatcaaaataaaaaagataaataacattttttgttatataatatttatttatttattattaattgttttaaacttattattcatttttattttttagattatagtaaaatataaattgattattataattttatttatttttaaaaaatctctcaaaatattttttattatttaataaaatttaatattaatataattaaaaaactaataaaagaaattataataaaaattataaaataaagagataatttaatttaattatttttaaaaaatataataataaagtaaatttaaatgCAAAAATCAAGAACCAAT
This window harbors:
- the LOC110619126 gene encoding protein WHAT'S THIS FACTOR 9, mitochondrial-like, with the translated sequence MRALEMTQNDPELSGLTLIQAPLVDHIPSPFECASVVFLASECASVVFLEDGSKGLGVESTKKILSVLQKNAMRKGLYYGEPMEAIEFPLFPSKGLRLRRKIQDWLKEFQKLPYVSPYEDNSHLDPNSDIGEKRVVGLLHEFLSLFVEHSVERKKLLCLKKYFELPQKVHKAFERHPHMFYLSFRNKTCTTILKEAYGDDELAMERHPMAMIRKKYIKLMKESEVILKRRRANNPFLEYKKLDFEMDSVNEERREEEKQ